One genomic region from Blastopirellula marina encodes:
- the cas7u gene encoding type I-U CRISPR-associated RAMP protein Csb1/Cas7u has protein sequence MNKNLDSLLDGQQTRLLFSIPLRPIQTRRFQPTGFPDLGPAQYQVDEGTCLLVESAQSMANRLEEVCWDKAIDQLVAPLRGLSYVRVNNQDGDYLTSTITEAHRLNSPYILEGKDDSFAKQLKEDLSVLATGPINRKVLAETLFKYDANSLIHGIFLAKKELAGGRLRVARALSAFIEAEQVEIAMSGGVKNDHVDPSGDTSKGFGNVPFSREEFTAGKITAYFNIDLAQIRGYGLNDQATRLLVLLALFKIRKLVDGDLRLRTACDLEVDQQEMPKITASRPAGFELPSSEQLEQELSTAIKACQDSFAGDLGVTTVSYKL, from the coding sequence ATGAACAAGAACCTGGACTCACTCTTGGATGGCCAGCAGACCCGTCTGCTATTTTCGATTCCGCTTCGACCGATTCAAACGCGTCGATTTCAACCGACGGGTTTCCCTGATCTGGGGCCGGCCCAATATCAGGTCGACGAGGGAACGTGCCTGTTGGTCGAAAGTGCCCAAAGCATGGCCAACCGTCTGGAAGAAGTCTGCTGGGATAAAGCAATCGACCAACTTGTCGCTCCCTTGCGTGGGCTGAGTTACGTTCGGGTCAATAACCAGGATGGAGACTACCTGACCAGCACGATCACGGAAGCTCATCGGTTGAATAGTCCATACATTCTGGAAGGCAAGGATGATAGCTTTGCCAAACAGCTAAAGGAGGACTTATCCGTTTTAGCGACCGGTCCGATAAATCGAAAAGTATTGGCCGAGACCTTATTCAAATATGACGCGAACTCATTGATCCATGGCATCTTTCTCGCCAAGAAAGAACTTGCCGGTGGACGATTGCGAGTAGCGCGAGCTTTATCTGCATTCATCGAGGCCGAGCAGGTTGAAATCGCCATGTCAGGTGGTGTCAAAAATGACCACGTTGACCCGAGTGGTGATACATCGAAAGGCTTTGGCAATGTTCCTTTTTCGCGTGAGGAATTCACCGCCGGCAAGATTACGGCCTACTTTAATATCGATCTTGCTCAAATACGTGGCTATGGACTCAACGACCAGGCAACGCGTCTGCTGGTACTTCTGGCGTTGTTTAAGATCCGCAAGCTGGTCGACGGAGATTTGCGTCTGCGAACGGCCTGCGATCTGGAGGTTGATCAACAAGAAATGCCCAAGATCACGGCAAGCCGTCCCGCAGGCTTTGAACTTCCTTCGAGCGAGCAACTGGAGCAGGAACTTTCTACCGCGATCAAGGCCTGCCAGGATTCTTTTGCCGGAGATCTGGGCGTTACGACCGTCTCATACAAGCTATAA
- the csx17 gene encoding type I-U CRISPR-associated protein Csx17: MSIHVHHLPGCGATPLAHYLKALGILRLVAEQADPHARGAWRNGIFVLLTSLDEDELLDFFLNRYSPTPLVAPWNGGSGFYPKDNHTGFDTIKNSTALRFDRYRKAIALCRAIVGDSDTRPTGDEKETMLQTCRQQWEGALGDWLDAVVTLSEEGNPAYPAMLGTGGNDGRLDFTNNFMQQLVKLFDTASAEGVAHASATGFLRAALFSEIENGLDSSAVGQFFPGAAGGANATTGFSADTNINSWDFVLMLEGAIVFVSSVTRRALANSLPQASAPFAVRSASAGYGSAAEENSRGEQWMPLWENFARFDEIQCLIAEARCQTDRKVATRPLETAKAIARLGVARGITSFQRYGYIERNGLSNLAVPLGVWQVSEQPNQNLLDEITLWYERLESKAADKNAPASISQSARRIQDGMLACCRDGSAPVRWLELLLRLGEAEEQLVRSPQFTGSRGLQPLYGLSPGWLLAAEALAGRPEFRLALAIAGQHARTTDGLRFDRSNPVRRHWLPLQENLQGHISRVHRFHVLNERLAWGPHQVCQGRSLSDDLVQLVQRRLIESKRDGHRRLALCPTPGTGVTLADIQVWLEGSVDTRLVAKLIRPLMALDWRKLEDALRNRDSREFQVLANPKPINERGCAEQLSTYGALRLCYAPSPLPIQRNDHTEVDAEISVKLDPRPLSRLTAGDLSGALRLANQRLKVSGLHPYVTTAVGNRTMARRIAASMAIPLAEPSLRILTWATGHAKIDPSEEESSAS; this comes from the coding sequence ATGAGTATTCACGTTCATCACTTGCCTGGGTGCGGTGCCACTCCGTTGGCTCACTACCTGAAAGCCCTGGGTATCCTGCGGTTGGTTGCCGAACAAGCCGATCCGCACGCACGCGGCGCCTGGCGAAACGGCATATTCGTTTTGTTGACCAGCCTGGACGAAGACGAACTGCTGGACTTCTTCCTGAATCGATATAGCCCTACGCCGTTGGTAGCGCCGTGGAATGGTGGCAGTGGGTTTTACCCGAAAGACAATCACACCGGCTTTGATACCATCAAAAATAGTACCGCATTGCGATTCGACCGTTACCGCAAGGCAATCGCCTTATGCCGGGCAATTGTCGGTGATAGTGACACGCGTCCTACGGGGGACGAAAAAGAAACCATGCTCCAAACGTGCCGACAACAGTGGGAAGGAGCACTAGGTGACTGGCTCGACGCCGTCGTTACGCTTTCCGAGGAAGGCAACCCGGCTTACCCGGCGATGCTAGGTACAGGAGGAAATGACGGCCGTCTCGATTTCACCAACAACTTCATGCAGCAATTGGTGAAGTTGTTTGATACAGCATCGGCGGAAGGTGTCGCCCACGCTTCAGCGACCGGATTTCTACGTGCCGCGTTATTCAGCGAGATCGAAAATGGGCTCGATTCTAGCGCGGTTGGCCAGTTCTTCCCGGGAGCTGCCGGTGGAGCGAACGCAACCACTGGCTTTAGTGCCGATACCAATATCAACTCCTGGGACTTTGTACTCATGCTAGAAGGGGCTATTGTGTTCGTCTCTTCGGTCACTCGACGGGCATTGGCCAACAGTCTTCCTCAAGCGTCCGCTCCGTTTGCGGTTCGCTCGGCATCGGCCGGGTATGGCAGTGCGGCTGAAGAAAATAGTCGCGGCGAACAGTGGATGCCCCTCTGGGAGAACTTCGCACGTTTTGATGAGATCCAATGCTTGATTGCCGAAGCACGATGCCAGACCGATCGGAAGGTCGCCACGCGTCCGTTGGAAACCGCGAAAGCGATCGCTCGCCTGGGCGTAGCACGCGGGATCACCTCGTTTCAGCGGTACGGCTACATCGAACGGAATGGATTGTCAAACCTGGCGGTCCCTCTCGGCGTTTGGCAAGTTAGTGAACAGCCGAATCAGAACCTGTTGGATGAAATCACTCTCTGGTATGAACGCTTAGAGAGTAAAGCGGCCGACAAGAACGCTCCAGCTTCCATTTCTCAGTCTGCCCGGCGTATTCAAGACGGGATGCTCGCCTGCTGCCGTGATGGTAGTGCGCCCGTGCGTTGGCTGGAGCTACTGCTTCGCCTGGGGGAAGCGGAGGAACAACTCGTTCGTAGCCCCCAGTTCACCGGCAGCAGAGGTCTGCAGCCGCTCTACGGTCTTTCTCCTGGCTGGTTGCTTGCCGCCGAAGCGTTGGCAGGGCGTCCGGAGTTTCGCCTCGCGTTGGCAATTGCAGGGCAGCATGCCAGGACGACTGATGGGTTACGGTTCGATCGAAGCAATCCAGTTCGACGCCATTGGCTCCCGTTGCAAGAGAACCTGCAGGGCCATATTTCGAGGGTTCATCGCTTTCACGTATTAAACGAACGCCTGGCCTGGGGACCGCATCAGGTATGCCAGGGGCGAAGTCTATCAGATGACCTGGTTCAGCTTGTCCAGCGACGCCTGATTGAGAGCAAACGCGACGGCCACCGCCGACTTGCTTTGTGCCCGACGCCTGGGACGGGGGTAACGCTTGCGGACATTCAAGTCTGGCTGGAAGGGAGTGTTGACACGCGACTGGTAGCTAAGCTTATTCGTCCTTTGATGGCACTTGATTGGCGTAAACTCGAAGATGCTTTAAGGAATCGAGATTCGAGAGAATTTCAAGTGTTGGCGAATCCAAAACCAATCAACGAGCGAGGCTGTGCTGAGCAATTATCTACCTACGGTGCCTTACGGCTGTGCTACGCCCCTTCGCCACTGCCAATTCAACGAAATGATCACACGGAAGTCGACGCGGAAATATCCGTAAAGCTTGACCCTCGTCCACTGTCGCGATTGACCGCCGGTGACCTTTCGGGAGCTTTGCGTTTGGCCAACCAACGTTTGAAAGTTAGCGGCTTGCATCCCTACGTGACAACAGCCGTGGGGAATCGGACGATGGCACGCCGAATTGCCGCTTCGATGGCCATTCCGCTTGCCGAACCAAGCCTACGGATACTGACTTGGGCAACTGGACATGCCAAGATCGATCCATCCGAAGAAGAATCGTCCGCGAGTTAA
- a CDS encoding DEAD/DEAH box helicase — protein sequence MRSTLFASWFNQVTGFSPHDWQIALANEPALQNRLVHIPTGFGKTLGVASVWAFHRREGNDWPRRLIWCLPSRVLVEQTVDSLMQLLEKVSQVENTESVPVYPLLGGVDTGDWYRYPEKPCVLVGTQDMLLSRALNRGYGSGRARWPIEFGLLNRDCLWVMDEVQLQGVGLATSVQLQAFRALWESQIGSQCATWWMSATLTSDWLKTKDFADSVPALCEHAIDLPEADRQGELWKASKPCSVEVIAGKPDKAKKQWAELILQRHRAQDAASRMTLVIVNRVESAIEIHDSLSKLIAKQDDTLELHLVHSRFRGRERQAWPEACLSRNASTADDVNRIIVATQVVEAGVDISATTLITELAPWGSLVQRFGRAARYGGTANVVVVDPQLKAKDSLPYEENDLSAAAEAISKASDVSLAELSELEGNLKQDTPELYQRLYRFEYCHLLSQRDCEELFDTTPDLSGADLDIGRFIREEGNRDVSVCWSAVDWNEQEEKLPSPAHQPVRDALCPVPIAQARDWLISKKKKWPQWSNRSHAWCWDYVEGSWKRLVSDRQLLPGSVVLVDVQYGGYDPQRGFTGDKPGKSINVDVSNVFERPRKAEDDLADQGQSREDRSHTSMLQTIATHGWMVSQEIEKVADSLGLPITLKSLLMMAARWHDWGKAHGAFQANIRREEAGVDCWELAKARDWVDYRHKHFNWPEKLNWPGPPMGKRRGFRHELATTLGMLELLSCDQPEHDALLGPFAELIELGEIARCQRDSGSENHPLVGELRALSADDFHLLLYLVCSHHGKVRGGWQSTPLDQDFPFENGSLTGTGMPICGIRDGDPLSGVQLYDTEGQCHVLPSVVLHLDVSQLGISARYGVSWTERVQRVRQTWGIFTLAWLEAIVRAADGRASQDSANTDPDPLLATMQETNG from the coding sequence ATGAGATCTACTCTATTCGCATCTTGGTTCAATCAAGTCACCGGCTTTTCGCCACACGACTGGCAGATCGCTCTCGCGAACGAACCCGCGTTGCAAAATCGACTCGTGCATATCCCCACAGGTTTCGGTAAGACACTGGGAGTTGCCTCGGTTTGGGCGTTTCATCGTCGAGAGGGTAACGACTGGCCGCGTCGGTTGATCTGGTGCTTGCCGTCACGCGTTTTGGTGGAACAGACGGTTGATTCTTTGATGCAGCTTTTGGAGAAAGTCTCGCAAGTCGAGAATACCGAATCGGTACCCGTTTATCCGCTATTAGGAGGCGTTGATACGGGTGATTGGTACCGATACCCAGAAAAGCCATGCGTCTTGGTAGGGACACAAGACATGCTGCTATCTCGGGCTTTGAATCGAGGCTATGGCAGTGGCCGGGCTCGTTGGCCAATTGAGTTTGGCCTATTGAATCGAGACTGCCTGTGGGTAATGGACGAGGTGCAGTTACAAGGAGTCGGCCTGGCCACATCGGTTCAGCTCCAGGCGTTTCGTGCATTATGGGAATCACAAATTGGCAGCCAATGTGCTACCTGGTGGATGAGTGCGACTCTCACCTCTGATTGGCTGAAGACCAAGGATTTCGCTGATTCGGTGCCAGCGTTATGTGAGCACGCAATTGACCTTCCAGAAGCAGATCGACAAGGCGAACTGTGGAAAGCGAGCAAACCTTGCTCAGTTGAGGTCATTGCTGGAAAACCAGACAAGGCAAAAAAGCAGTGGGCAGAGTTGATTCTACAGCGGCATCGTGCTCAGGACGCTGCTTCGCGCATGACCTTGGTGATCGTGAACCGCGTAGAATCAGCGATCGAGATCCATGACTCGCTCAGCAAACTTATCGCGAAACAAGACGACACACTTGAATTGCACCTTGTTCATAGTCGCTTCCGGGGGCGAGAACGTCAGGCATGGCCCGAGGCGTGTCTTTCTCGTAACGCAAGCACGGCAGATGATGTCAATCGTATCATCGTGGCCACGCAAGTCGTCGAGGCTGGCGTCGATATTTCTGCGACAACGCTCATTACGGAGCTCGCTCCGTGGGGAAGTTTGGTACAGCGGTTCGGTCGGGCGGCACGTTATGGCGGCACAGCGAATGTCGTTGTAGTCGATCCTCAATTGAAAGCGAAAGACAGTCTTCCCTATGAGGAGAATGACCTATCGGCCGCCGCTGAGGCGATCTCGAAGGCCAGTGATGTTTCGCTAGCGGAATTGTCTGAACTCGAAGGCAATTTGAAACAGGATACGCCAGAACTATATCAGCGTCTGTATCGCTTTGAATATTGTCATTTATTGAGCCAACGAGATTGTGAAGAGCTCTTCGATACGACGCCCGACTTAAGTGGCGCTGATCTGGACATTGGACGATTCATCCGTGAGGAAGGCAATCGCGATGTGTCGGTATGTTGGTCTGCCGTGGACTGGAATGAACAGGAAGAGAAACTTCCTTCGCCGGCTCATCAGCCTGTTCGTGATGCACTTTGTCCGGTGCCGATAGCCCAAGCACGCGACTGGTTGATTTCGAAAAAGAAGAAGTGGCCACAGTGGAGCAACCGGTCGCATGCGTGGTGCTGGGACTACGTTGAAGGAAGTTGGAAGCGGTTGGTTAGTGATCGGCAGCTTTTGCCTGGTAGCGTGGTATTGGTCGACGTGCAATACGGGGGCTATGACCCTCAACGTGGCTTTACAGGCGACAAGCCGGGCAAGTCGATCAATGTTGACGTGAGCAATGTCTTTGAACGGCCACGAAAAGCAGAAGATGATTTGGCCGACCAAGGACAATCACGAGAAGACCGCAGCCACACAAGCATGCTACAAACCATCGCGACACATGGCTGGATGGTTTCCCAAGAGATTGAGAAGGTTGCCGACTCGTTGGGACTGCCAATCACGCTCAAATCATTGTTAATGATGGCGGCCCGCTGGCATGACTGGGGGAAAGCTCATGGTGCCTTTCAGGCCAATATTCGCCGTGAAGAAGCCGGTGTCGACTGCTGGGAACTGGCCAAGGCACGTGACTGGGTCGACTATCGCCACAAGCACTTCAATTGGCCGGAAAAGCTGAACTGGCCAGGGCCGCCAATGGGCAAGCGACGCGGCTTTCGCCATGAATTAGCAACCACATTGGGCATGCTGGAGTTGTTGTCCTGCGATCAGCCTGAACACGATGCCTTACTGGGGCCATTTGCCGAGTTGATCGAACTGGGGGAAATCGCTCGTTGTCAGCGTGATTCTGGCTCAGAGAATCACCCGCTGGTGGGTGAACTACGAGCACTCTCGGCGGATGACTTTCATTTGCTGCTTTATTTGGTTTGCAGTCACCACGGCAAAGTTCGCGGCGGATGGCAATCGACTCCGCTCGATCAGGACTTTCCCTTTGAAAACGGCTCGCTGACAGGAACCGGAATGCCTATTTGCGGCATCCGCGATGGAGACCCGCTTAGTGGCGTGCAACTCTACGACACAGAAGGTCAATGCCACGTTCTTCCCTCGGTTGTTTTACATCTGGATGTATCCCAATTGGGAATCAGTGCCCGTTATGGAGTCAGTTGGACTGAAAGAGTTCAACGGGTTCGGCAAACTTGGGGCATATTTACACTGGCCTGGCTGGAAGCGATCGTTCGCGCCGCTGATGGCCGAGCTTCGCAGGATTCGGCCAACACCGATCCAGACCCGTTGCTCGCGACTATGCAGGAAACAAACGGATGA
- a CDS encoding HNH endonuclease signature motif containing protein: MSKSRSRGSRGDGGSWSEAEKAAVWRKGDIIAGHDPRIWRSDKCGSKIKWDQYGTLGIYGWEIDHIKPVSRGGGDELSNLQPLHWSNNRSKGDDYPHWRCAS, from the coding sequence ATGTCTAAATCGAGGTCGCGTGGAAGTCGAGGAGATGGAGGAAGCTGGAGCGAAGCCGAGAAGGCGGCTGTGTGGCGTAAAGGCGATATAATAGCTGGTCACGATCCTCGCATTTGGCGGTCTGATAAGTGCGGATCCAAAATAAAATGGGATCAGTATGGAACGCTAGGTATATATGGATGGGAAATTGATCATATAAAACCCGTGTCTCGGGGCGGAGGTGACGAGTTAAGCAACCTGCAGCCGCTGCACTGGTCGAATAATCGCTCGAAGGGCGATGATTATCCGCACTGGCGATGTGCCAGTTAA
- the cas2 gene encoding CRISPR-associated endonuclease Cas2 encodes MRNTYLVCYDICDDKRLRKVFKTMRDFGDHLQYSIFECQFTPVDLANCRHELSQIIHHHEDQVLFVDLGPVEGRGDRVISALGKAYTNIDAACIIV; translated from the coding sequence GTGCGGAATACTTACCTGGTCTGTTACGACATCTGCGACGACAAACGCCTGCGGAAGGTCTTCAAGACGATGCGGGATTTTGGCGATCACTTGCAGTACTCGATCTTCGAGTGCCAGTTCACGCCGGTCGACCTGGCCAACTGCCGCCACGAACTGAGCCAGATCATCCACCACCACGAAGACCAGGTGCTGTTCGTTGATCTGGGGCCGGTCGAAGGTCGTGGCGACCGGGTCATCTCCGCCTTGGGCAAGGCCTATACCAACATCGATGCAGCTTGCATCATCGTTTGA
- a CDS encoding CRISPR-associated endonuclease Cas4/Cas1 yields MIRAEEEALMPARTINEYVYCPRLFYYEHVEGIFVHNLETIEGSQVHSRVDNKEDELPPANELLETDRPAKLRSVTLSSDKYGIIAKLDLLETDGSTVTPVDYKRGEPCKADDGSLDAWPADRAQLAVQALILRDNGYVCEEAIVYYAKTKQRVRFAIDDKLVADTLKAIDSARELSSGSVIPPPLEDSPKCPRCSLVGVCLPDETRRVTSNRSQITSSQLTLFELDAPKTADLGEGSPVEELRRLVPSRDDLRPLYLNQPGLYVGCSGKVLQVKDKKKVIQQVRLGEICQVNLFGSIQLTTQAVQAICQAEIPIAYFSMGGWFYGVTHGLGVKNIYLRREQFRWADAPSFCLNLARALVAGKIKNQRTMLQRNHVEPPKVALAHMKCMQEDAEKATSLESLLGIEGNAARVYFQNFQGMIKIDDGEADAEDAKAFRFHFETRNRRPPRDPINALLSLAYSILAKDLTIICHTVGFDPYLGFYHQPRYGRAPLALDLMEPFRALIADSAVLSAINTKMIQPNHFIRAGNAVALTPDGRKAFFRAYEQRMDTLVTHPLFGYRVNYRRILEIQCRLLARVLTGEISNYPVFVTR; encoded by the coding sequence ATGATTCGAGCGGAAGAAGAAGCGCTGATGCCGGCGCGGACGATCAACGAGTACGTGTATTGCCCGCGTCTTTTTTATTACGAACATGTTGAGGGAATTTTCGTCCACAACCTGGAAACGATCGAAGGGAGCCAGGTTCATAGCCGTGTTGATAACAAGGAGGACGAACTTCCTCCGGCTAATGAGCTCCTCGAAACGGATCGCCCGGCCAAGCTGCGCAGTGTGACCCTTTCCAGCGATAAGTATGGCATCATCGCCAAGCTTGACCTGCTGGAAACGGATGGCTCGACGGTCACGCCGGTCGACTACAAGCGGGGCGAACCCTGCAAAGCAGACGATGGCTCGCTCGATGCCTGGCCGGCCGACAGGGCCCAACTAGCCGTTCAAGCGTTAATCCTGCGCGATAACGGCTACGTTTGCGAAGAAGCGATTGTTTACTATGCCAAAACCAAGCAGCGCGTACGGTTCGCGATCGACGATAAGTTAGTGGCCGATACGCTGAAGGCGATCGACTCGGCCCGCGAGCTTTCATCAGGCAGCGTGATTCCGCCACCCCTGGAAGATAGCCCCAAATGCCCTCGATGTTCGCTGGTAGGAGTTTGTTTGCCCGACGAAACCCGCCGCGTGACCTCGAACCGCTCGCAAATTACTTCCTCGCAATTAACCCTTTTCGAGCTAGATGCGCCGAAAACGGCCGACCTGGGCGAGGGATCGCCCGTCGAAGAATTGCGTCGGTTGGTGCCATCTCGGGATGACCTGCGTCCCCTCTATTTAAACCAGCCTGGCTTGTACGTCGGGTGCTCAGGCAAAGTATTGCAGGTCAAGGACAAGAAGAAAGTGATTCAACAGGTTCGCCTGGGCGAGATCTGCCAGGTGAATTTGTTTGGCTCGATTCAACTGACGACCCAGGCCGTCCAGGCGATTTGCCAGGCCGAGATTCCGATCGCGTATTTCTCGATGGGTGGTTGGTTTTACGGTGTTACGCACGGGCTGGGGGTGAAGAACATTTACCTTCGCCGCGAGCAATTTCGCTGGGCAGATGCCCCGTCTTTCTGTTTAAATCTGGCCAGGGCACTGGTGGCCGGCAAGATCAAGAACCAAAGAACCATGTTGCAGCGGAACCATGTCGAACCGCCTAAGGTTGCCCTCGCGCATATGAAGTGCATGCAGGAAGACGCCGAGAAAGCGACTTCGCTGGAATCACTGTTGGGCATTGAAGGCAACGCGGCACGCGTTTACTTCCAGAATTTTCAAGGGATGATCAAGATCGACGATGGCGAAGCGGACGCGGAAGATGCCAAGGCGTTTCGCTTTCACTTCGAGACCCGCAACCGACGTCCTCCCCGCGATCCGATCAATGCCCTGTTGAGCCTGGCCTATAGCATTCTGGCCAAAGACTTGACGATCATCTGCCACACGGTGGGCTTCGATCCGTATCTTGGTTTCTATCATCAACCACGCTACGGACGCGCCCCATTGGCACTCGACCTGATGGAACCATTCCGAGCGCTGATCGCCGACTCGGCGGTCCTCAGCGCGATCAACACCAAAATGATTCAGCCCAACCACTTCATCCGCGCCGGCAACGCCGTTGCCTTAACGCCCGATGGCCGCAAGGCATTTTTCAGAGCGTACGAACAACGCATGGACACGCTGGTCACGCACCCGCTATTCGGCTACCGCGTTAACTATCGCCGAATCCTGGAAATTCAATGCCGCTTGCTGGCCCGGGTATTAACAGGCGAGATCAGCAACTACCCGGTTTTTGTGACACGCTAA
- a CDS encoding DEAD/DEAH box helicase: protein MDDPTFASVAGPDDLRLLGLLNANLDLTEMDDLDEDWNEFDASTQIELKPELYEFVLPMLADTHRFFYMPRYGSWEDARPIGWDTNTAWSFQLSAQCIDSEKAWEITGRLTSGRQIRPLSDCVRYYPTGLILMDDQLARFDLPTDRRWLELLSRQGSLLVPYQDQAALIEELWHHGSPGKILGDERLNLTSVEGHPRGRLVVQARQGDTTRRYRNGSDPVLFADVSFLYQQHEAGLDSTQRIWPDAESLQVIRANETEEARLLDRLHQLGMNPLRATYLGSTSPGRHVFPAGSFDRITAQLIEEDWEVHAEGVPIRKSSGLSLNVRSKVDWFELEGEADFDGQVVSLPELLKALKNGERYIRLGDGTQGMLPEQWLVTLGVVTGFAQRSEEDGLRFQPSQALLLDSMLSAAGQEASLKVDRKFSAIRKKLQSFDGIKPAKPPQLFQGNLRKYQQEGLGWLNFLEKFSFGGCLADDMGLGKTVQVLALLAARKRRSSKNKEKRPSLVVAPNSVVHNWKLEAERFAPRLNVAVYAGTDRKKRHPELDPFDLVLTTYGTMRKDIERLSQIGWDYAILDEAQAIKNNASQTAKASRLLNARHRLALSGTPIENHLGELWSLMEFLNPGLLGTSTHFKDLTGKGSEIDQRQVDVLRQGLAPFLLRRTKAQVVPQLPQKTEQRLYCDLPPSQQKQYDQLRDHYRATLKQKIARSGLAKTKIHVLEALLRLRQAACHPGLIDPAHSGKPSAKLNLLLEQIDEVVSEGHKALVFSQFTKMLAIVKQRLDDAKISYEYLDGKTKDRQSCVDRFQNDADCRVFLISLKAGGTGLNLTAADYVYLLDPWWNPAVESQAIDRAHRIGQSNPVFAYRLIAKNTVEEKILELQSQKNKLAEAIISADSSLLKNLSAEDLQAILS from the coding sequence ATGGACGACCCCACTTTCGCCAGCGTTGCCGGCCCAGACGACCTCCGTCTGCTTGGGTTGTTGAATGCCAATCTGGACCTGACCGAAATGGATGACCTGGATGAAGATTGGAATGAATTCGACGCCTCCACGCAAATTGAGCTAAAACCGGAACTATATGAGTTTGTTTTGCCGATGCTGGCCGATACGCATCGGTTTTTCTACATGCCACGATACGGTTCATGGGAAGACGCACGCCCCATTGGCTGGGATACTAACACCGCGTGGTCATTTCAACTGAGCGCCCAGTGTATCGATTCTGAAAAAGCTTGGGAAATCACCGGCAGACTAACATCCGGTCGTCAGATTCGCCCGCTCTCGGATTGCGTTCGTTACTACCCGACCGGGTTGATCTTGATGGATGACCAGCTTGCCCGCTTCGACTTGCCGACCGATCGTCGCTGGCTGGAACTGCTTAGTCGTCAGGGTTCGTTGCTCGTTCCTTACCAGGACCAAGCCGCGTTGATCGAGGAACTGTGGCACCATGGATCGCCAGGCAAGATCCTTGGCGACGAGCGGCTAAACTTGACTTCTGTGGAGGGTCACCCTCGCGGAAGACTAGTTGTTCAAGCCAGACAGGGCGACACAACGCGTCGATACCGAAACGGTTCCGACCCGGTATTGTTTGCCGACGTCTCCTTTCTCTACCAACAGCACGAAGCCGGGCTCGACAGCACTCAACGTATTTGGCCTGATGCCGAGTCGCTGCAAGTGATCCGCGCCAATGAAACCGAGGAAGCTCGTCTGCTCGATCGGTTGCATCAGTTGGGCATGAATCCTTTGAGGGCAACGTATCTCGGCTCAACCTCTCCCGGGCGTCACGTTTTTCCGGCAGGTAGCTTCGATCGAATTACCGCCCAACTGATCGAAGAGGACTGGGAAGTGCATGCCGAAGGCGTGCCGATCCGCAAGAGCAGCGGGCTCTCGCTGAACGTGCGCTCGAAGGTCGATTGGTTCGAGTTGGAAGGCGAAGCAGATTTCGACGGCCAGGTTGTTTCGCTGCCAGAACTGCTGAAGGCGCTGAAGAATGGGGAACGCTATATTCGTCTAGGTGACGGCACGCAAGGTATGCTGCCCGAACAATGGCTAGTAACACTCGGCGTGGTTACCGGGTTCGCCCAACGATCCGAGGAGGACGGGCTTCGCTTTCAACCGAGCCAGGCATTGTTGCTCGATTCGATGCTATCGGCGGCTGGCCAAGAGGCGTCATTGAAAGTCGACCGAAAGTTTTCCGCCATTCGCAAGAAGCTACAGTCATTCGACGGCATAAAGCCTGCCAAGCCGCCGCAATTATTTCAGGGGAACCTGCGCAAGTATCAGCAAGAAGGGTTAGGGTGGCTCAATTTTCTGGAGAAGTTCAGCTTTGGCGGATGTCTGGCCGACGATATGGGCCTCGGCAAGACGGTCCAGGTTTTGGCACTGCTGGCAGCACGCAAGCGACGGTCATCCAAGAACAAGGAGAAACGCCCATCGTTGGTCGTCGCGCCCAACAGTGTCGTTCATAATTGGAAACTGGAGGCCGAGCGATTCGCTCCGCGCTTGAACGTAGCGGTCTACGCAGGGACCGATCGCAAAAAGAGACATCCCGAACTCGATCCGTTCGACCTGGTACTGACAACCTACGGAACCATGCGAAAAGATATCGAACGCTTGAGTCAGATCGGTTGGGATTATGCGATTTTGGACGAAGCTCAGGCAATCAAGAACAACGCTTCGCAAACCGCCAAAGCAAGTCGACTGCTCAATGCCCGGCATCGATTGGCCCTTTCTGGCACTCCGATCGAGAATCATTTGGGCGAACTCTGGTCGCTGATGGAGTTCCTCAACCCAGGACTGCTGGGAACGAGTACCCATTTCAAGGACTTGACCGGCAAAGGATCGGAAATCGACCAGCGGCAGGTCGATGTTCTTCGCCAAGGCCTGGCTCCCTTTTTGTTGCGACGAACGAAAGCTCAAGTGGTTCCGCAACTTCCCCAGAAGACCGAGCAGCGGCTCTACTGCGATCTGCCTCCCTCGCAGCAGAAGCAATACGACCAGCTACGCGATCATTACCGGGCCACTTTGAAGCAGAAGATTGCCCGGTCAGGCTTGGCCAAAACCAAAATCCATGTCTTGGAGGCACTACTGCGTCTGCGGCAAGCGGCCTGTCACCCTGGATTGATCGATCCTGCCCATAGCGGCAAGCCATCGGCCAAGCTGAACCTACTTCTGGAACAAATTGATGAAGTCGTTTCAGAAGGTCACAAAGCGCTCGTCTTTTCACAGTTCACCAAAATGCTGGCGATCGTAAAGCAGCGCCTCGACGATGCCAAGATTTCGTATGAATACCTGGACGGGAAAACAAAAGATCGTCAATCCTGCGTCGACAGGTTCCAGAACGATGCCGACTGCCGGGTATTCCTGATCAGCCTGAAAGCAGGCGGCACCGGTTTGAAC